A stretch of Nonomuraea africana DNA encodes these proteins:
- a CDS encoding SRPBCC domain-containing protein, translating into MTEDDLTTVRVDQFLTHPPRKVWRALTEPDLLAQWLMPGDFRLEVGHRYTMRAQAMPATGFSGIVQAEVLAFEPERMLRIGWRDADPDSPGRADWTITWTLQPEGRGTRLFLVHEGFDPDSPIQQRARTIMGGGWRSMAMRRLDEVLHRLEPR; encoded by the coding sequence GTGACCGAGGACGATCTGACCACGGTCCGCGTCGACCAGTTCCTGACTCATCCGCCGCGGAAAGTGTGGCGGGCGCTGACCGAGCCGGACCTGCTCGCCCAGTGGCTCATGCCCGGCGACTTCCGCCTCGAGGTCGGGCACCGCTACACCATGCGGGCCCAAGCCATGCCCGCCACCGGCTTCTCCGGCATCGTGCAGGCCGAGGTCCTGGCCTTCGAGCCCGAACGCATGCTCCGCATCGGCTGGCGCGACGCTGACCCCGACAGCCCCGGCCGCGCCGACTGGACCATCACCTGGACCCTCCAGCCGGAGGGCCGTGGCACCCGACTCTTTCTCGTCCATGAGGGCTTCGATCCCGACAGCCCGATCCAGCAACGCGCCCGCACCATCATGGGCGGCGGCTGGCGTTCCATGGCCATGCGCCGCCTCGACGAGGTCCTGCACCGGCTCGAACCACGCTGA
- a CDS encoding ArsR/SmtB family transcription factor, whose protein sequence is MPAVETDADRAFAALASPVRREVLRLLREHGPQPVTELASHFAMARPSFSEHLRVLREAGLVSETRAGRQRLYRLEAAALYEVQEWLHPFERFWREKLTGLRDLLDTWDDDQS, encoded by the coding sequence ATGCCCGCTGTCGAAACGGACGCTGACCGGGCTTTCGCGGCGCTGGCGAGTCCGGTGCGGCGCGAGGTGCTGCGGCTGCTGCGAGAGCACGGGCCGCAACCGGTCACCGAACTGGCCTCGCACTTCGCCATGGCCCGCCCGAGTTTCTCCGAACATCTGCGGGTGCTCAGGGAGGCCGGGCTGGTCAGCGAGACCAGAGCCGGGCGGCAACGGCTCTACCGCCTGGAGGCGGCCGCCTTGTACGAGGTGCAGGAATGGCTGCACCCGTTCGAGAGGTTCTGGCGTGAGAAGCTGACCGGACTGCGCGACCTGCTCGACACATGGGACGACGATCAGTCGTGA
- a CDS encoding AlkA N-terminal domain-containing protein: MIEDEVAFAAMESRDPRFDGWFYVAVTTTGIYCRPSCPAVMPKPQHVRLFPTAAAAQVNGFRACRRCRPDAAPGSPEWNTRTDLVGRAMRLIADGIVDREGVAGLAARLGYSQRQVHRQLLAEVGAGPQALARTQRAQTARMLLEAGSLPVSDVAFAAGFASIRQFNETIRQVYAATPSRLRGAGSGAHVPGATTLRLAYRPPMDVPATLDHLGARAVPGIEDYSGGAYSRSLSLPYGVGVVMLRPATGYVACELRLEDLRDLTAAVQRCRRLLDLDADQQAIDAFLGADPWLGPLVAARPGVRVPGCADPGELAIRAVLSRRTRAAAVRAHLADLVRRYGRPLATPFGGITHLFPDMSVLAEATPACRTQRELARALADGTLGLDAGCDPHQVRKHLLDIPGMSRWAISAIRMRALGDPDVLLPGVSVRRAVHRLTARPDRWRPWRSYATQQLMLRS; the protein is encoded by the coding sequence GTGATCGAGGACGAGGTCGCGTTCGCGGCCATGGAGAGCCGCGACCCGCGCTTCGACGGGTGGTTCTACGTCGCCGTCACCACCACCGGCATCTACTGCCGCCCGAGCTGCCCTGCCGTCATGCCGAAGCCGCAGCACGTCCGGCTGTTCCCTACGGCGGCCGCGGCGCAGGTCAACGGCTTCCGGGCATGCAGGAGGTGCCGTCCCGACGCCGCTCCCGGCTCGCCCGAGTGGAACACGCGCACGGATCTGGTCGGCCGGGCCATGCGGTTGATCGCCGACGGGATCGTCGACCGCGAAGGCGTGGCCGGGCTGGCCGCCCGCCTCGGATACAGCCAGCGGCAGGTGCATCGCCAGCTCCTCGCCGAGGTCGGCGCCGGGCCGCAGGCGCTGGCCAGGACGCAGCGGGCGCAGACCGCCCGGATGCTGCTGGAGGCCGGCTCGCTGCCGGTCAGCGATGTGGCCTTCGCCGCCGGGTTCGCCAGCATCAGGCAGTTCAACGAGACCATCAGGCAGGTGTACGCGGCGACGCCGAGCCGGCTGCGCGGCGCGGGGAGCGGCGCCCACGTGCCCGGCGCCACCACGTTACGGCTCGCCTACCGGCCGCCCATGGACGTTCCCGCAACCCTGGACCACCTGGGCGCGCGTGCCGTTCCCGGCATCGAGGACTACTCCGGTGGCGCCTACAGCAGGTCGTTGTCTCTGCCGTACGGCGTGGGCGTGGTCATGCTGCGGCCGGCGACCGGTTACGTGGCCTGCGAGCTCCGGCTGGAGGATCTCAGAGATCTCACGGCGGCCGTGCAACGCTGTCGGCGGCTGCTCGACCTGGATGCCGACCAGCAGGCCATCGACGCCTTCCTCGGCGCGGATCCGTGGCTCGGGCCGCTGGTCGCGGCCCGTCCCGGCGTGCGGGTGCCCGGCTGCGCCGACCCCGGCGAGCTGGCGATCCGGGCCGTGCTGAGCCGCCGGACGCGAGCCGCGGCGGTTCGCGCCCACCTCGCCGACCTGGTCAGAAGGTACGGCAGGCCGCTCGCCACCCCGTTCGGCGGGATAACGCACCTGTTTCCCGACATGTCGGTCCTGGCCGAGGCCACGCCCGCCTGCCGTACCCAGCGTGAACTGGCCCGCGCGCTCGCCGACGGGACCCTCGGGCTGGACGCCGGCTGTGACCCCCACCAGGTGCGCAAGCACCTGCTCGACATCCCGGGCATGAGCCGATGGGCGATCTCCGCCATCCGGATGAGGGCGCTCGGCGATCCCGACGTCCTCCTGCCCGGCGTGTCCGTACGGCGTGCCGTCCACCGGTTGACCGCCCGCCCGGACCGCTGGCGCCCCTGGCGCTCGTACGCCACGCAACAGCTGATGCTCAGGAGTTGA
- a CDS encoding VOC family protein, with product MNITHAKIVTVPVSDQDRAKDFYVSSLGFEVIADQQMGPVRWLQVAPKGAQTSFTLATAQQGFAPGSAKGIILETTDLDADCAELAKAGAGIEGPTDLPWGRQVTLTDPDGNSFVLSAPAPSGA from the coding sequence GTGAACATCACCCACGCCAAGATCGTCACAGTGCCCGTCTCCGACCAGGACCGGGCGAAGGACTTCTACGTCTCCTCGCTCGGCTTCGAAGTCATCGCCGACCAGCAAATGGGCCCGGTACGGTGGCTTCAGGTCGCCCCGAAGGGAGCCCAGACCAGCTTCACGCTCGCCACCGCGCAGCAGGGCTTCGCCCCCGGCAGCGCGAAGGGGATCATCCTCGAGACGACCGACCTGGACGCCGACTGCGCGGAACTGGCGAAGGCGGGTGCCGGCATCGAGGGACCGACCGACCTGCCATGGGGGCGCCAGGTAACTCTCACCGATCCGGACGGCAACAGCTTCGTGCTGTCCGCTCCGGCTCCATCGGGGGCCTGA
- a CDS encoding protein kinase domain-containing protein, whose amino-acid sequence MDIGPYRVIRQLGRGGQGTVYLGQDERGELAAVKVVNVGIDHAFARELAAARQVDEFCTARVLRADLDHEPPYVASEFIDGPALATVAPVRGAALTRLAIGTATALAAIHRAGVVHRDFKPGNVLMGPDGPRVIDFSIARLIGADTTKQGSVGTPPYMAPEQFSGGPVGPATDVFAWGSTMAYAAGGRPPFGADTFAAVAYRILHADPDLSEVPEPLRAIVARSLAKDPARRPSARDLLLELLGEQRGERALEREETVLRQGAAAAHGGGAVHPEGFPQDQQATGPSAGGVSRRALLATGAAVAAAAATAGVLLWRRGGGSDGAAPSNLSASTGGAEASPPAPSDLATAIESGVGATPMADFSYQGGLSQGDWTFSAKGKLSYHHSAGSSPLDTRMDMTVTTDLGRVNRRVLLAGIDDFVDGRRVDNPNAIEIMEYAKYAHTMAAIGIIADLARVTPRIRSSGRLYSGSLTTTEAPAQLWECFLRMPTVADTKEALAKTTLTWKLELDKRDRPTFFELAWHLRTEDGTRLTSSFTTEYGGWRVGEVSPRP is encoded by the coding sequence GTGGACATCGGCCCCTACCGCGTCATCCGCCAGCTCGGCCGAGGTGGGCAGGGCACCGTCTACCTGGGCCAGGACGAGCGCGGCGAGCTCGCCGCCGTCAAGGTCGTGAACGTCGGCATCGACCACGCCTTCGCGCGCGAGCTGGCGGCCGCTCGCCAGGTCGACGAGTTCTGTACGGCCCGCGTCCTGCGCGCCGACCTGGACCATGAGCCGCCCTACGTGGCCAGCGAGTTCATCGACGGGCCCGCGCTGGCCACGGTCGCCCCGGTGCGCGGCGCGGCGCTGACCCGCCTGGCCATCGGCACCGCCACGGCGCTGGCCGCCATTCACCGAGCGGGCGTGGTCCACCGCGACTTCAAGCCAGGCAACGTGCTGATGGGGCCGGACGGGCCGCGAGTGATCGACTTCAGCATCGCGCGGCTGATCGGTGCCGACACCACGAAGCAGGGCTCCGTCGGCACGCCGCCTTACATGGCGCCCGAGCAGTTCTCCGGCGGGCCCGTGGGACCGGCCACGGACGTGTTCGCGTGGGGCTCGACCATGGCGTACGCGGCCGGTGGGCGGCCGCCGTTCGGCGCGGACACCTTCGCGGCCGTCGCCTACCGGATCCTGCACGCCGACCCCGACCTGAGCGAGGTGCCGGAGCCGCTGCGCGCGATCGTCGCCCGCTCCCTGGCCAAGGATCCGGCCCGCCGGCCGTCCGCCCGGGACCTGCTGCTCGAGCTCCTGGGCGAGCAGCGAGGCGAGCGCGCTCTCGAGCGCGAGGAGACCGTCTTACGCCAGGGGGCCGCGGCGGCGCACGGCGGCGGCGCCGTCCACCCTGAGGGATTCCCCCAGGATCAGCAGGCGACGGGCCCGAGTGCGGGCGGGGTCTCGCGGCGCGCGCTGCTGGCGACAGGTGCCGCGGTCGCGGCGGCCGCCGCGACCGCGGGCGTGCTGCTGTGGCGGCGCGGCGGGGGATCGGACGGCGCCGCGCCGTCGAACCTGTCCGCGTCCACGGGTGGAGCGGAGGCGAGCCCACCTGCGCCGAGCGACCTCGCCACCGCCATCGAGAGCGGCGTGGGCGCGACGCCCATGGCGGACTTCTCCTACCAGGGCGGCCTCAGCCAAGGCGACTGGACGTTCAGCGCCAAGGGGAAGCTCTCCTACCACCACAGCGCCGGATCGTCGCCGCTCGACACCCGCATGGACATGACCGTCACCACCGACCTGGGCCGGGTGAACCGGCGGGTGCTCCTGGCCGGGATCGACGACTTCGTGGACGGTAGGCGGGTCGACAACCCGAACGCCATCGAGATCATGGAGTACGCCAAGTACGCGCACACGATGGCCGCCATCGGCATCATCGCCGACCTGGCGAGAGTCACGCCCCGGATCCGGTCGTCCGGCCGCCTGTACTCCGGCTCGCTGACCACGACCGAGGCGCCGGCCCAGCTCTGGGAGTGTTTCCTTCGCATGCCCACGGTCGCCGACACCAAGGAGGCGCTCGCCAAGACGACGCTCACCTGGAAACTGGAGCTGGACAAGCGCGATCGGCCCACGTTCTTCGAGCTCGCCTGGCATCTCCGGACGGAGGACGGCACGCGGCTGACATCGAGCTTCACCACTGAATACGGTGGATGGCGGGTGGGGGAGGTCAGCCCTCGACCCTGA
- a CDS encoding MFS transporter yields the protein MTVNDLARGRRAGYRQALSRRDFRVLWLGSSLSLMGDGMTFVALTWLVLSQPGGVQLLGLLTVCYTLPVFAGGLLSGPILDRFDKRHVLAVDSVVRGAAMVSIPVASALGEVPAALPFVVAAVYGLFKMVPLAGFPAAIPDLVPEEDRDAANALESLSFSLAGMIGPALGGLLIAGFGSEAVLAFDAVSYALFAVAALAVRRPLTPAQRPDTARPRGNVLMMLRDRTLVATTLAFMAFNIAAGMLLVAGPWLAKTRLDGGPQALGLLLAALSAGELVGAAVAGARAPRARPIRAIAVVQLIAATGFLALLTAPHTIGVAAGFLVIGMFSAPMTIWAQTLRMARIPADLRGRGFAILRTLMQATPPIGAGLVTPLLAAGLLGPAVLVMTVVAAAPALVLLRREH from the coding sequence ATGACTGTGAACGATCTCGCTCGTGGCCGGCGGGCCGGCTACCGGCAGGCACTGTCGCGGCGCGACTTCCGGGTGCTGTGGCTGGGCTCGTCTCTCTCGCTCATGGGTGACGGGATGACGTTCGTCGCCCTGACGTGGCTGGTGCTGTCCCAGCCGGGCGGCGTCCAGCTGCTCGGGCTGCTGACCGTCTGCTACACGCTGCCCGTGTTCGCGGGCGGCCTGCTGAGCGGTCCGATCCTGGACCGGTTCGACAAGCGGCACGTGCTGGCCGTCGACAGCGTGGTTCGTGGCGCGGCGATGGTGTCGATCCCGGTCGCGTCGGCTCTGGGAGAGGTGCCCGCGGCGCTTCCCTTCGTCGTGGCCGCGGTCTACGGGCTGTTCAAGATGGTGCCGCTGGCAGGGTTCCCCGCGGCGATTCCCGATCTCGTCCCCGAGGAGGACCGGGACGCGGCCAATGCCCTGGAGAGCCTGAGCTTCAGCCTTGCCGGGATGATCGGTCCCGCGCTCGGCGGACTCCTGATCGCGGGATTCGGCAGCGAGGCCGTGCTGGCCTTCGACGCGGTCTCGTACGCGCTGTTCGCCGTGGCCGCCCTCGCCGTCCGCCGTCCGCTCACCCCCGCACAGCGGCCCGACACGGCGAGGCCGCGCGGCAACGTCTTGATGATGCTGCGCGACCGAACACTGGTCGCGACCACGCTCGCGTTCATGGCCTTCAACATCGCCGCGGGCATGCTGCTCGTCGCCGGGCCCTGGCTGGCCAAGACCCGGCTCGACGGCGGTCCGCAGGCCCTGGGGCTGCTGCTCGCCGCTCTGTCCGCGGGCGAACTCGTCGGCGCGGCGGTCGCCGGCGCCCGAGCCCCGCGGGCGCGCCCGATCAGAGCGATCGCGGTGGTCCAGCTCATCGCCGCCACCGGCTTCCTGGCGCTCCTGACCGCTCCGCACACGATCGGGGTCGCCGCAGGCTTCCTCGTCATCGGGATGTTCAGCGCGCCGATGACCATCTGGGCGCAAACGCTCCGGATGGCGCGCATCCCGGCGGACCTGCGCGGCAGGGGCTTCGCCATCCTCAGAACGCTCATGCAGGCCACGCCCCCGATCGGAGCCGGCCTCGTCACGCCACTCCTGGCCGCCGGCCTGCTCGGCCCCGCCGTCCTGGTCATGACCGTCGTCGCCGCCGCGCCCGCCCTGGTGCTGCTGCGCAGGGAGCACTGA
- a CDS encoding CapA family protein, with protein MSATLALAGDTMLGRGVAAMLEVTNEPAAFFSDGVRDHLAEADLFLLNLECCVSARGIKWAAPGKPFHFRAPPQAAELLAGLGVGCVTLANNHALDYGHDALLDTRDHLERVGIQVVGAGPDEARARRPAILSMGGLRVGVIGVTDHPADYAARPDRPGVAYAELPGGVPSWLTESVAGVRADSRVDIVLVTPHWGPNMTARPLTYVRRAAETLVTSGATLVAGHSAHVAHGVALPVLYDLGDFLDDYAVDPGLRNDLSLLFLVTFEGAQVERLRAVPIKLEYGRTELARGGEHAWISERFIDACAELGTEARLDQGVLTVRGQGIS; from the coding sequence ATGTCCGCCACACTCGCGCTGGCGGGTGACACGATGCTCGGGCGCGGCGTCGCCGCCATGCTCGAGGTCACGAACGAGCCTGCCGCGTTCTTCTCCGACGGCGTCCGCGATCACCTTGCCGAGGCCGATCTGTTCCTGCTCAACCTCGAATGCTGCGTCTCCGCGCGGGGGATCAAGTGGGCGGCGCCCGGCAAGCCGTTCCACTTCCGCGCGCCGCCGCAGGCGGCCGAGCTGCTCGCCGGTCTCGGCGTCGGCTGTGTCACGCTGGCCAACAACCACGCGCTGGACTACGGCCACGACGCCCTGCTCGATACCCGCGACCACCTGGAGCGGGTGGGCATCCAGGTGGTGGGCGCCGGCCCGGACGAGGCCCGGGCGCGCCGACCGGCCATCCTCTCCATGGGCGGCCTGCGCGTCGGGGTGATCGGCGTGACCGACCATCCGGCCGACTACGCGGCGCGTCCCGACCGGCCCGGCGTGGCCTACGCCGAGCTGCCCGGCGGGGTGCCGTCCTGGCTGACCGAGTCCGTGGCCGGCGTCAGGGCCGACAGCCGGGTCGACATCGTGCTGGTCACCCCGCACTGGGGTCCCAACATGACCGCCCGCCCGCTGACCTACGTCCGCCGTGCGGCCGAGACGCTGGTGACGTCCGGTGCGACGCTGGTGGCGGGGCATTCCGCCCACGTCGCCCACGGGGTGGCGCTGCCGGTGCTGTACGACCTGGGCGACTTCCTCGACGACTACGCGGTGGATCCGGGGCTGCGCAACGATCTGTCGCTGCTGTTCCTGGTGACCTTCGAGGGGGCACAGGTGGAACGGCTGCGGGCCGTACCGATCAAGCTGGAGTACGGCAGGACCGAGCTCGCGCGCGGCGGGGAACACGCGTGGATCAGCGAGCGGTTCATCGACGCCTGCGCGGAGCTGGGCACCGAGGCCCGTCTCGACCAGGGCGTGCTGACCGTTCGCGGGCAGGGGATTTCTTGA
- a CDS encoding TetR/AcrR family transcriptional regulator → MSDRSQRGKRGAAKAPEREDGRTARARVTKARIIAAATELFTTAGYTGTSIGAIAAAAGVGEQTVYYAFGTKKAILAAALDQAVAGDDEPVPTLERAWVREALADPDPRSQIRRQIAGAGDIYLRAAALLDVVRSAATTDPDLAEIWATNIQQRLTVQRVFIVELTRKTPLAGGLTVGEATDVAVALLSPETYNLLVRDRGWEHSRWQEWAATAFTSLLTTLPVAPLPSSSPA, encoded by the coding sequence GTGAGTGACAGATCGCAACGCGGCAAGCGCGGGGCCGCCAAGGCTCCCGAGCGCGAGGACGGGCGCACCGCGCGGGCGCGCGTCACCAAGGCCCGCATCATCGCCGCGGCCACCGAGCTGTTCACCACGGCCGGCTACACCGGCACCAGCATCGGCGCCATCGCCGCCGCGGCCGGGGTCGGCGAGCAGACCGTCTACTACGCCTTCGGCACCAAGAAGGCCATCCTCGCCGCGGCACTCGACCAGGCCGTCGCCGGTGACGACGAACCGGTGCCCACGCTGGAACGAGCCTGGGTGCGCGAGGCGCTGGCCGACCCCGATCCGCGCAGCCAGATCCGACGGCAGATCGCCGGCGCCGGGGACATCTACCTGCGGGCCGCTGCCCTGCTGGACGTGGTGCGCAGCGCCGCGACCACTGATCCCGATCTGGCCGAGATCTGGGCCACCAACATCCAGCAGCGGCTGACCGTCCAGCGCGTCTTCATCGTGGAGTTGACCCGCAAGACCCCGCTCGCCGGCGGTCTGACGGTCGGCGAGGCCACCGACGTCGCGGTGGCGCTGCTGTCGCCGGAGACCTACAACCTGCTGGTGCGCGACCGGGGCTGGGAACACTCGCGCTGGCAGGAATGGGCCGCCACCGCTTTCACCAGCCTGCTCACCACACTCCCTGTCGCACCCCTGCCGTCCTCTTCACCCGCCTGA
- a CDS encoding SPFH domain-containing protein, whose protein sequence is MIINIVLGLIALLVIWAAFSGIRIVNQIERGVVFRFGQAQRKIRQPGLNFIIPGVERMTKVNVQIVTMPVPTQEGITRDNVSVQVDAVAYFRVQDPLRAAVEVQNYLFAVEQVAQTSLRSIIGKSELDDLLSNREELNKGLALMIDSPALGWGIHIDRVEIKDVHLPESMKRSVARQAEAERERRARVITAEGEYQAARKLADASSIMSETPGALQLRLLQTVVEVAAEKSSTLVMPLPVELLRFFDRAARATERGAERSSKEPEEQEKRQELTDSATPELTPAQGLVPEPFTRRATEGADRLPQG, encoded by the coding sequence ATGATCATCAACATTGTGCTCGGGCTGATCGCCCTCCTCGTCATCTGGGCGGCGTTCAGCGGCATCAGAATCGTCAACCAGATCGAGCGCGGCGTGGTGTTCCGCTTCGGCCAGGCGCAGCGGAAGATTCGCCAGCCAGGGCTCAACTTCATCATTCCGGGCGTCGAGCGGATGACGAAGGTGAACGTGCAGATCGTCACGATGCCCGTGCCCACCCAGGAGGGCATCACCCGTGACAACGTCTCCGTCCAGGTCGACGCCGTCGCCTACTTCCGGGTGCAGGACCCGCTGCGGGCGGCCGTCGAGGTGCAGAACTACCTGTTCGCGGTCGAGCAGGTGGCGCAGACGTCGCTGCGCTCGATCATCGGCAAGAGCGAGCTGGACGACCTGCTGTCCAACCGCGAGGAGCTGAACAAGGGCCTGGCGCTGATGATCGACAGCCCGGCGCTCGGCTGGGGCATCCACATCGACCGCGTGGAGATCAAGGACGTCCACCTGCCCGAGTCCATGAAGCGCTCCGTGGCCAGGCAGGCCGAGGCCGAACGGGAGCGGCGGGCTCGCGTGATCACCGCGGAGGGCGAGTACCAGGCCGCGCGGAAACTCGCCGACGCCTCGTCCATCATGTCCGAGACGCCGGGGGCGCTCCAGCTGCGTCTCCTGCAGACCGTGGTGGAGGTCGCGGCGGAGAAGTCCTCCACGCTGGTCATGCCGCTGCCGGTGGAGCTGCTGCGCTTCTTCGACCGCGCCGCGCGTGCCACGGAACGCGGCGCCGAGCGCTCCTCGAAGGAGCCGGAGGAGCAGGAGAAACGGCAGGAGCTGACCGACTCGGCGACGCCCGAGCTGACACCGGCGCAGGGGCTCGTGCCCGAGCCGTTCACCCGTCGCGCGACGGAGGGGGCCGACCGGCTGCCGCAGGGTTGA
- a CDS encoding serine/threonine-protein kinase yields the protein MDDLERMLAALRAAHRSGITHRDIKPANILLEDGRAVLSDFGIAAVEGDAALTGSGMLIGTPAFMAPEQVRGLPATPESDLWSLGATLYTAVEGRPPFAGASPGAVMVAVATEEPAPAVRAGPLEPVLRGLLRKDPAERLTMDQLHQLLKPSPVSARSPAPPVRKGGTQVMAVIAVVLAVVAASSALVKLMSADRGSTTYDASLQAARTLGMPKGFNRLAETRTEDDRARVTFTATGTCVDGCAHAIAAVRQWLTRLPGVAEVRPVANPAGCLHDADGCAIPITPVSSSDRPAILDAWIQVENDRVLLRIDVG from the coding sequence GTGGATGATCTCGAGCGGATGCTGGCAGCGCTCCGTGCCGCGCACCGGTCGGGCATCACCCATCGCGACATCAAGCCCGCCAACATCCTGCTGGAAGACGGTCGTGCCGTCCTGAGCGACTTCGGGATCGCCGCCGTTGAGGGCGATGCGGCCCTGACGGGTTCGGGGATGCTCATCGGGACTCCCGCCTTCATGGCGCCCGAGCAGGTCCGTGGCCTGCCGGCCACCCCAGAGTCCGACCTCTGGTCGCTGGGCGCGACCCTTTACACCGCGGTGGAGGGGCGTCCGCCGTTCGCCGGCGCCAGTCCGGGAGCGGTCATGGTCGCCGTCGCGACGGAGGAGCCGGCTCCCGCCGTACGGGCCGGGCCCCTCGAACCTGTGCTGAGGGGGCTGCTGCGCAAAGACCCGGCCGAACGGCTGACCATGGACCAGTTGCACCAGCTGCTGAAGCCCTCGCCGGTCTCAGCGCGGAGCCCCGCACCACCTGTCCGAAAGGGGGGAACACAGGTCATGGCGGTCATCGCGGTGGTGCTGGCGGTCGTGGCGGCCTCGTCGGCGCTCGTCAAGCTGATGTCAGCGGACCGTGGGAGCACCACCTACGACGCCAGCCTGCAAGCGGCCAGGACCCTGGGAATGCCCAAGGGCTTCAATCGGCTCGCCGAAACACGCACCGAGGATGACCGTGCCCGAGTGACGTTCACCGCGACCGGCACGTGCGTGGACGGGTGCGCTCACGCCATCGCCGCCGTCCGCCAATGGCTCACCAGGCTGCCCGGCGTGGCGGAGGTCCGCCCCGTCGCCAACCCCGCTGGCTGCCTCCACGACGCGGACGGCTGCGCCATACCCATCACTCCCGTCAGTTCGTCCGATCGACCGGCGATTCTCGACGCCTGGATACAAGTGGAGAACGATCGGGTTCTCCTTCGGATCGACGTCGGCTGA
- a CDS encoding antibiotic biosynthesis monooxygenase family protein: protein MIARIWHGVTPIEKSADYLRLMREVAIPDYRSTPGNRGAYVLHREEGDVAHFHTLTFWESEQAIAAFAGDDITLAKYYDFDGDYLLEKEPRVTHHDLYDR, encoded by the coding sequence ATGATCGCCCGAATCTGGCACGGCGTCACCCCGATCGAGAAGTCAGCGGACTACCTGAGGCTGATGCGCGAGGTCGCGATCCCCGACTACCGGTCGACTCCCGGCAACCGGGGCGCGTACGTGTTGCATCGCGAGGAGGGGGACGTCGCGCACTTCCACACGCTGACCTTCTGGGAATCCGAGCAGGCGATCGCCGCCTTCGCGGGCGACGACATCACCCTCGCCAAGTACTACGACTTCGACGGCGACTATCTACTGGAGAAGGAACCCCGCGTGACCCACCACGACCTGTATGACCGGTGA
- a CDS encoding maleylpyruvate isomerase family mycothiol-dependent enzyme, with the protein MSEIAERYSDLADAFLARVRATPAGRWDAPSPCQGWVARDVVAHVINGHRGILAAVHGTRPEAEHGVAVSPMADAPAVEPDADLAAAFIACRDQILAMLRDPILARRPLPGGPLGPVPVEEATDVIGALELLGHTWDLARATGGDEKLDPEAVARTHQALLPHHAALLATGAFAPSAPTVRDADGQTAFLRFIGRQP; encoded by the coding sequence ATGTCCGAAATAGCAGAACGTTACTCCGACCTCGCCGATGCCTTCCTGGCCCGAGTCCGAGCCACTCCGGCCGGCCGCTGGGACGCACCGAGCCCCTGCCAGGGTTGGGTGGCCCGCGACGTGGTCGCACACGTCATCAACGGCCACCGCGGCATCCTCGCCGCCGTCCACGGCACCCGACCTGAAGCCGAACACGGCGTCGCCGTCTCGCCCATGGCCGACGCACCCGCCGTGGAGCCGGACGCGGACCTGGCCGCCGCGTTCATCGCCTGCCGCGACCAGATACTGGCGATGCTGCGTGACCCCATACTGGCCCGACGGCCGCTGCCCGGAGGACCACTCGGACCAGTACCCGTGGAGGAGGCCACCGACGTGATCGGCGCCCTCGAACTGCTGGGACACACCTGGGACCTGGCCCGCGCCACCGGAGGCGACGAGAAGCTGGACCCCGAGGCCGTCGCCCGTACCCACCAGGCACTCCTCCCGCACCACGCAGCGCTGCTGGCGACCGGCGCGTTCGCCCCAAGCGCTCCCACCGTACGGGACGCCGACGGCCAGACCGCGTTCCTACGGTTCATCGGACGTCAGCCCTGA